The following is a genomic window from Saprospiraceae bacterium.
GACTTCCACGTTATTATCTTGCTGGCCTTACAGTTGAAGCTGCAGAACAATTGATGGCGTCGAGACTGAGAAATTATTATTATTTCCAAAAGGAAAATTTTGCTCTCACTGTTGCCACTTCCAGAACACTGAATGTCAATATCCTGGGAGAGGTATTCAATAATGGAACTTACAATATTTCTGCAGTGAATACGGCATTCAACGCATTGATAGCTGCTGGTGGCCCCAATAATATCGGTAGTGTGCGTAAAATCCAGCTATTGAGAGCAGGTAAAAAGTCCAAAACGATAGATGTATATCAGTATTTGCAAAACCCCGTTATTAGTCAGGAGTTTTTTCTGGCTGAAAATGACTTCATCAATGTACCCGTAGCAGAGAAGTTAGTGGTAGTAAAAGGGGCCATCAATCGGCCATTTCAGTACGAACTGATTGATAATGAAGGTCTTGCAGAATTGATCAAATATGCAGGAGGCTTAAAAGCAAATGCTTTGAAAAGTACTATTCAGGTAAAAAGGATAGAGTCAGACTCTGTGCGTGTCATAGATGTCAACTGGAGCGATCTTGAAAAATCCAATCAGAAGTTTCCCCTTCTAAACGGTGACGAAATCACAGTCCTGGAAATCAATGACCTTATCAAAAATGAAGTATCTATCTCAGGGGCTGTTGAAAATCCAGGCAAGTACGCAATGACAGCGAATGAAAAGCTTTCCGATCTGATTAAAAAAGCAAAACTGGCTGATCATGCCATCACGAGCATTGCTTACCTTAGGAGATTTAATGATGACTTCAAAACCGTAAGATACGAATTTGTAAATCTGGATAACATCATTTCAAATCTAGGCGGCAGCAGTAATTTAGCACTTCGTAAAGGCGATGAGTTGATCATTTCATCTAAATCTACTTATGCGGATGCTTATGAAGTCAATGTCGAAGGTGCGGTCAGAAACCCTGCAAAATTTGCTTTAGGAGCTGAAAAAAACATGAAAGTCTCCGATGCTATATTTTTTTCCGGAGGCTTACGGGATGATGCGATCGAAGACTTTGCTTATATATTCAGGAATAAAGGAGATGCTGCCAAAACTGTAGAGTATATACCAGTAAATCTAAAAGAAGCACTCAACAATCCTTCATCATCTTCCAATATCAGTTTGGAACCCAAAGACAGGTTGGTGGTTTATTCCAAAAATAATTATACGGACGAATCATTCATCAGGATCGCAGGAGCTGTGAGAAGCCCCGGAGAGTTTTTGTACAACCCTACACTTAAACTTAAGGATGTCTTGCTTCTGGCAGGTGGTTTTAGGAGAGAAGCATCTTTGGATCGTATCGATGTTTATCGGTTGTATTTTGAAGAAAATAAAGCCACAAGGGTACTTGCCGCCAATCTAAGAGTTGACGAAAATTATAATATCAAAGCAGGGGATACAAATTTTGAATTACAGCCATTTGATCAGATATTTGTACGTACAGCTCCTGAGTTTGAGTTGCAAAGAAATGTATTTGTTTCTGGAGAAGTAAAATATCCGGGTACTTATGCATTGATGAGTGACAATACCAAAC
Proteins encoded in this region:
- a CDS encoding SLBB domain-containing protein → MYRFLLFIFLSFISITAYSQNINEAAARAELEKRGYDADRFKQEMIKKGVNPDAINPENPADVARAKKAAEEVMAILDAEKKAKEKPANPAPAPTTTPPQSKIDDTRSVDEPSKVSVQTKDIQKAVKDGATIEEAVSEKLQEASKDKLPQAVTYGQHIFRDKSIQLFRTSEDAKPTKAYVLGPGDKVAISIWGPTQENFALEIQKDGYIQPTGLPRYYLAGLTVEAAEQLMASRLRNYYYFQKENFALTVATSRTLNVNILGEVFNNGTYNISAVNTAFNALIAAGGPNNIGSVRKIQLLRAGKKSKTIDVYQYLQNPVISQEFFLAENDFINVPVAEKLVVVKGAINRPFQYELIDNEGLAELIKYAGGLKANALKSTIQVKRIESDSVRVIDVNWSDLEKSNQKFPLLNGDEITVLEINDLIKNEVSISGAVENPGKYAMTANEKLSDLIKKAKLADHAITSIAYLRRFNDDFKTVRYEFVNLDNIISNLGGSSNLALRKGDELIISSKSTYADAYEVNVEGAVRNPAKFALGAEKNMKVSDAIFFSGGLRDDAIEDFAYIFRNKGDAAKTVEYIPVNLKEALNNPSSSSNISLEPKDRLVVYSKNNYTDESFIRIAGAVRSPGEFLYNPTLKLKDVLLLAGGFRREASLDRIDVYRLYFEENKATRVLAANLRVDENYNIKAGDTNFELQPFDQIFVRTAPEFELQRNVFVSGEVKYPGTYALMSDNTKLATVIRESGGTTDEAFLSGATLRRGLDNVGFVIIDLEKAIKNPKSFENIILQEGDEINIPKINNIVSITGATKAYEVYPEKITAQGRIQVPYNKGKSAKYYIDEYAGGLAKEAGKITVVDASGKVTKAKGFLFFKSYPKVGPGAEIKVSYKEKKEEKLKNGEKEDVKWGDVLANSIAQATAILSLILLIQNVN